In one window of Mercurialis annua linkage group LG4, ddMerAnnu1.2, whole genome shotgun sequence DNA:
- the LOC126679117 gene encoding phosphatidylglycerophosphate phosphatase 1, chloroplastic/mitochondrial: MEMPCACVAPLPNCYCPILVPFNLHRRTLIKPNSVFQIHSNNFSLFTLHPTTNCISKHDNYHTSNNKNPTQIHSLINHFQCSIDNNSVNNKHPEPQNREKRFNNQEKPEPLTKKPQGLFTNMWWADLRAALGQRVNIEGIVSSVSMFVKEQHLALPHVSVRDIRYIDWEMLHQRGFRGVVFDKDNTITVPYTLNLCGYLQPSIEECKSVFGDDIAVFSNSAGLCEYDHDGSKALALEKAIGIKVIRHRVKKPAGTAEEIEKHFGCKSSQLIMVGDRPFTDVAYGNRNGFLTILTAPLSLTDEPFIVRQVRKLEMSFTNYWFRKGSRPVSHSLLPDAMQCIKDPPPL; the protein is encoded by the exons ATGGAAATGCCGTGCGCTTGTGTTGCACCCTTGCCCAATTGCTACTGTCCCATTCTTGTTCCATTTAATTTGCATCGTAGAACTCTAATCAAACCCAATTCTGTTTTCCAAATCCACTCCAACAATTTTTCTTTATTCACTCTCCATCCTACAACTAATTGCATCAGTAAACACGACAATTACCACACTAGCAACAACAAAAACCCAACTCAAATCCACTCCTTAATCAACCATTTTCAATGCTCCATTGACAATAACTCGGTCAATAACAAACACCCAGAACCTCAAAACCGAGAAAAACGGTTTAATAATCAAGAAAAGCCAGAGCCTTTAACCAAGAAACCCCAAGGACTTTTCACAAACATGTGGTGGGCGGATTTGAGAGCTGCACTGGGACAAAGAGTTAACATTGAAGGAATTGTTTCTTCAGTTTCCATGTTTGTTAAAGAGCAGCATTTGGCTCTACCTCACGTGTCAGTTCGTGATATACGTTACATTGATTGGGAAATGCTGCACCAGAGAGGTTTTCGAGGCGTCGTTTTCGATAAAGATAATACAATTACAGTGCCGTACACTTTGAATTTGTGTGGCTATCTTCAGCCCTCGATAGAGGAGTGTAAATCTGTTTTTGGTGATGATATAGCGGTTTTCAGTAACTCTGCTG GGCTGTGTGAGTATGATCATGATGGTTCTAAAGCTTTGGCGCTTGAAAAGGCTATTGGGATTAAGGTCATAAGGCATA GGGTAAAGAAACCAGCTGGAACAGCTGAAGAAATTGAAAAGCATTTTGGCTGTAAATCTTCGCAACTTATCATG GTCGGTGATAGACCCTTCACTGATGTTGCTTATGGGAACCGAAATGGCTTTTTGACAATATTAACAGCGCCGTTGAGTCTTACTGATGAGCCATTCATTGTTAGGCAG GTGAGGAAACTAGAAATGTCATTTACAAACTATTGGTTTCGAAAAGGATCAAGGCCGGTTAGTCACAGTCTACTGCCTGATGCAATGCAATGTATAAAAGATCCACCACCTCTCTAA
- the LOC126679116 gene encoding taxadiene 5-alpha hydroxylase — MEISYSSSSSAILFTATTIIITAIFLKLRKLHNKNKKRLPPGEMGLPWIGETIEFFKAQRRNKLFEEFVQPRMLKYANNIFKTRLMGSPTIIVNGAEANKFFLSNEFKLVISSWPSSSVQLMGKNSIMEKQGERYRCIRGMITTNLSSSGLEVLVPKICKSIESHLDKNWNRSNIISLYNSTKALTFNIVFECFLGFKVEDDKIILSNFERVLDGVFAPQIFSLLPWSRVSRAKKARAEIEKMLVKIVREKRKMMELGLEKVDGGNLLCQLVGGMIRGEISEEEVIDNVVLLIFAAHDTTSFAISMIFKMLAHHPDCYALVLQEHMEIMKEKKEGEKVKMEDTKKMKYTWQVARESMRLFPPIFGSFRKAITEIEYEGFIIPKGWKVLWTTHGTHYNEEYFKDAKSFKPTRFEEPISGYVYVPFGGGPRLCAGYQLAKLIILIFVHYVVTLYDWSVIHPNEHISFDPLPFPSHGMPIKVSPKTKM; from the exons ATGGAAATCAGCTATTCAAGTTCATCTTCGGCCATCTTGTTCACAGCTACTACAATCATCATCACCGCAATTTTCTTGAAACTAAGAAAATTACATAACAAGAATAAGAAAAGATTACCACCAGGCGAAATGGGACTACCTTGGATAGGCGAAACAATAGAATTCTTCAAAGCGCAACGAAGAAACAAATTATTCGAGGAATTTGTTCAACCACGTATGCTAAAATATGCGAACAACATTTTCAAAACGAGATTAATGGGTTCGCCAACAATAATAGTAAACGGAGCTGAGGCTAACAAGTTTTTTTTGTCGAACGAGTTCAAGTTAGTTATCAGCTCATGGCCTAGCAGCTCGGTTCAACTCATGGGCAAGAACTCGATCATGGAAAAACAAGGAGAACGATATCGATGCATACGTGGGATGATCACTACAAATCTTTCGAGTTCCGGACTTGAAGTTTTAGTGCCGAAAATATGCAAATCAATTGAGTCACACTTGGACAAAAATTGGAATAGATCGAATATTATTAGTCTCTATAATTCTACAAAGGCGTTGACATTTAATATAGTGTTCGAGTGTTTTTTAGGGTTTAAAGTTGAAGACGATAAAATAATTCTGAGTAATTTTGAAAGAGTTCTTGATGGGGTATTTGCACCacaaatattttcattattacCTTGGTCTAGGGTCTCAAGAGCAAAGAAAGCTAGGGCAGAAATAGAGAAAATGTTGGTTAAAATTGTGAGAGAGAAGAGAAAAATGATGGAATTAGGGTTGGAAAAAGTTGATGGTGGAAATTTATTATGTCAATTAGTTGGTGGAATGATTAGAGGAGAAATTAGTGAAGAAGAGGTTATTGATAATGtggttttattaatttttgctGCTCATGATACTACTTCATTTGCCATTTCcatgattttcaaaatgttaGCTCATCATCCTGATTGCTATGCTCTAGTTCTTCAAG AACATATGGAGATAATGAAGGAGAAGAAAGAGGGAGAGAAGGTGAAAATGGAAGATACAAAGAAGATGAAGTACACGTGGCAAGTGGCACGTGAAAGCATGCGCCTGTTTCCACCAATATTTGGCTCTTTTAGGAAAGCCATTACCGAAATTGAATATGAAGGTTTTATCATTCCCAAAGGATGGAAG GTACTATGGACAACACATGGGACACACTACAATGAAGAGTATTTCAAAGATGCAAAAAGTTTCAAGCCAACAAGATTTGAAGAGCCAATCTCAGGATATGTGTATGTCCCCTTTGGAGGAGGTCCAAGACTGTGTGCAGGCTACCAATTAGCCAAGCTTATTATTCTCATATTTGTGCACTATGTGGTCACTCTTTATGATTGGTCTGTGATCCACCCTAATGAGCATATCTCCTTTGATCCTCTCCCTTTCCCTTCCCATGGAATGCCCATCAAAGTTTCTCCCAAAACAAAAATGTAG
- the LOC126677598 gene encoding protodermal factor 1, giving the protein MGNEKGKQQASVQMWVLVVGLLLQNLAIPVMAATATATTTFEEQKTYYSPDPHARTPPTGSHVPTPSHGSPSHHGSPSHGGSPHHSTPSNPSPSHGNCGTPPSTPSNPPSGGGGSYYPPSHGTPSTPYVPTPSTPTPSTPYVPTPSTPTPSTPYVPTPSTPTPSTPYDPTPSTPTPSTPYVPSPPYIPDPNSPYTCNYWRTHPGLIWGVLGWWGTVGNVFGTTSLPGFGAGMSLPQALSNTRTDGYGALYREGTASLLNSMVSHKFPLTTRQVRESFLAALGNDKAAAAQGQLFKLANEGRLKPRN; this is encoded by the exons ATGGGAAATGAGAAAGGCAAGCAGCAGGCCTCAGTTCAGATGTGGGTTTTGGTGGTTGGCTTGCTTCTCCAAAACTTGGCTATTCCTGTAATGGCTGCTACTGCTACTGCTACAACCACCTTTGAAGAACAGAAGACCTACTACTCTCCAGACCCACATGCTAGAACTCCTCCTacag GTTCTCATGTACCTACACCGTCTCACGGTTCACCATCCCACCATGGTTCGCCATCGCATGGTGGCTCACCACATCACTCTACTCCATCAAACCCATCCCCTTCACACGGAAATTGCGGAACCCCGCCATCAACTCCATCAAATCCTCCTTCAGGAGGTGGTGGTAGTTACTATCCCCCTTCACATGGTACCCCGAGCACCCCCTACGTTCCTACACCCTCGACCCCAACCCCGAGCACCCCCTACGTTCCCACACCTTCAACCCCAACTCCGAGCACCCCCTACGTTCCCACACCTTCAACCCCGACCCCAAGCACCCCCTACGATCCCACACCCTCAACCCCTACTCCAAGCACCCCCTACGTTCCGTCACCTCCATACATTCCTGACCCTAACTCTCCCTACACTTGCAA CTACTGGAGGACTCACCCTGGACTAATATGGGGAGTGCTGGGCTGGTGGGGAACAGTAGGAAATGTCTTTGGAACGACTAGCTTGCCAGGATTTGGAGCAGGCATGAGCTTGCCACAAGCACTTTCTAATACACGTACTGATGGTTATGGAGCACTCTATAGAGAAGGAACTGCTTCCTTGCTCAACTCTATGGTTAGCCACAAGTTTCCTTTGACAACAAGGCAAGTTAGGGAGAGTTTCCTTGCTGCATTAGGCAACGACAAGGCTGCAGCCGCTCAAGGACAGCTCTTTAAGCTAGCCAACGAGGGCAGACTCAAGCCTAGAAACTGA
- the LOC126677597 gene encoding uncharacterized protein LOC126677597 → MLKRGSKSRAWLGFQNYWVPVSITCLVLVVLCLVANFGNDGKRTYSSVGLSSQELNAFEPEEFHPTVEFRNGTDVIWQIPDSPKAVLFLAHGCNGRAVNFWERSPGCANCIGLPEERLLVLHALAKKFAVLTISSAGRCWTFREELLIVKNIIKTWVRRNELEKLPLVALGASSGGYFVSALATTSLRFSSITIMIAEGIFDRIDITDNYPPTLFVHMPKDLSRQQKISEAVEILKNKGIDVAEVECIEFPLSPSLLADRIPRLDHTVSARLFKLFQDKGFIDRNGYMKKDGRATNWKAALRDTKDLLLDENLVQHVQEELNLAFAYHEMTSLQSQQIFKWFESHME, encoded by the coding sequence ATGTTGAAACGTGGTAGCAAATCAAGGGCTTGGCTTGGATTTCAAAACTATTGGGTGCCTGTTTCAATCACTTGTCTGGTTCTGGTTGTTTTATGTTTAGTAGCGAATTTTGGCAATGATGGCAAAAGGACCTACTCTTCTGTAGGATTGTCATCGCAGGAACTGAATGCTTTTGAGCCTGAGGAGTTTCACCCAACTGTAGAGTTTAGAAATGGTACCGATGTGATATGGCAAATACCCGATTCACCAAAAGCAGTCCTCTTTCTGGCTCACGGATGTAATGGAAGAGCTGTCAACTTTTGGGAAAGATCTCCTGGATGTGCTAATTGCATTGGTTTGCCCGAGGAAAGGCTTCTTGTGCTTCACGCGCTTGCTAAGAAATTTGCAGTTCTGACAATATCAAGTGCAGGTAGATGCTGGACTTTTAGAGAAGAATTGTtgattgttaaaaatattataaaaacgTGGGTAAGGAGGAATGAGCTTGAAAAGCTACCGCTTGTTGCTTTGGGGGCTTCTTCTGGTGGATACTTTGTCTCTGCACTTGCCACCACCAGTTTAAGATTTAGCAGCATTACCATTATGATTGCTGAAGGAATATTTGATCGAATTGATATCACAGATAACTATCCGCCAACACTTTTTGTGCATATGCCTAAAGATTTATCTAGACAACAAAAGATAAGCGAAGCAGTTGAAATTCTAAAGAATAAAGGCATTGATGTTGCGGAGGTTGAGTGCATTGAGTTCCCTTTATCACCAAGTCTTTTAGCTGATAGAATTCCCAGACTTGATCATACTGTTTCTGCGAGGTTGTTTAAGCTGTTTCAGGATAAGGGCTTTATTGACAGGAATGGATATATGAAGAAAGACGGGCGAGCTACAAACTGGAAAGCAGCTCTACGTGATACTAAGGATCTTTTATTAGATGAAAATTTGGTCCAACATGTTCAGGAGGAACTAAATCTTGCATTTGCATACCATGAAATGACTAGCTTGCAATCTCAGCAAATCTTTAAATGGTTTGAATCTCATATGGAGTAG